In a single window of the Acetivibrio clariflavus DSM 19732 genome:
- the rplX gene encoding 50S ribosomal protein L24 has product MINKVHVKKGDTVIVLNGKDAKKKGKVLAVYPDESRVLVEGVNMCTKHRKARSQTQQGGIIHQEAPIHSSKVMLVCPRCGKPTRVGKKILENGEKSRVCKKCNEIIDTIKKVKKG; this is encoded by the coding sequence GTGATCAACAAGGTTCATGTTAAAAAAGGAGATACTGTTATTGTATTGAACGGTAAAGACGCAAAGAAAAAAGGCAAAGTGCTTGCAGTATATCCGGATGAGAGCAGAGTGCTGGTTGAAGGCGTTAACATGTGTACAAAACATAGAAAAGCTAGATCACAAACTCAACAAGGCGGAATAATTCATCAAGAGGCACCTATACACAGCTCAAAAGTTATGCTTGTGTGCCCCAGATGCGGAAAGCCGACAAGAGTTGGGAAAAAGATATTGGAGAACGGCGAAAAAAGCAGAGTGTGCAAGAAATGCAATGAAATAATAGATACAATAAAGAAAGTTAAAAAGGGATAA
- the rplD gene encoding 50S ribosomal protein L4 — MPKVDLYDMSGKVVGDINLSDEVFGVEVNKEVVHQVVVNQLANKRQGTQSTKTKSEVRGGGIKPWRQKGTGRARHGSIRSAQWVKGGIVLGPKPRSYRYTLPKKVRRLALKSVLSSKVNENEIIVLDKLSFDAIKTKQMVEVLKNLKVDGTAVLLIAEKDEKIEKSARNIPGVKTLLANTINVYDLVKHNKLIITKDAVSKVEEVYA, encoded by the coding sequence ATGCCAAAAGTTGACTTATATGACATGAGCGGTAAAGTTGTTGGAGATATAAATTTAAGCGATGAGGTTTTTGGGGTTGAAGTTAACAAAGAAGTGGTTCATCAAGTTGTTGTGAACCAATTGGCAAATAAAAGACAAGGCACTCAGTCTACAAAGACAAAAAGCGAAGTTCGTGGCGGTGGTATAAAGCCATGGAGACAAAAAGGTACTGGTAGAGCAAGACATGGAAGTATTCGTTCTGCTCAATGGGTTAAAGGCGGTATAGTTCTTGGCCCGAAACCGAGAAGTTACAGATACACACTTCCGAAGAAGGTAAGGAGACTTGCGTTAAAATCAGTTCTTTCATCGAAAGTGAATGAAAATGAAATAATTGTTCTTGATAAATTGAGTTTTGATGCTATCAAGACAAAACAGATGGTAGAAGTTTTAAAGAATCTTAAAGTTGACGGAACAGCAGTATTGTTAATAGCTGAAAAAGATGAAAAAATTGAAAAATCAGCACGTAATATACCGGGAGTTAAGACTTTACTTGCAAACACTATAAATGTTTATGATTTAGTTAAGCATAACAAACTTATAATAACCAAGGATGCTGTATCAAAGGTTGAGGAGGTGTACGCATAA
- the rplN gene encoding 50S ribosomal protein L14, with translation MIQAQTILKVADNTGAKKLMCIKVLGGSKRKYANIGDVIVASVKDATPGGVVKKGDVVKCVIVRSKRGIRRADGSYIKFDENAAVIIREDKNPRGTRIFGPVARELRDKEYTKILSLAPEVL, from the coding sequence ATGATTCAAGCACAAACAATCCTTAAAGTTGCTGACAACACCGGAGCAAAAAAGTTAATGTGCATAAAAGTGCTTGGTGGATCTAAGAGAAAGTATGCAAATATCGGTGATGTTATAGTAGCTTCGGTTAAAGATGCAACACCCGGTGGTGTTGTAAAAAAAGGAGATGTAGTAAAATGTGTTATTGTTCGCTCTAAAAGGGGTATCAGAAGGGCGGACGGTTCATATATAAAATTCGACGAAAACGCTGCAGTTATAATAAGAGAAGATAAAAATCCAAGAGGAACACGTATATTTGGTCCTGTTGCAAGAGAGCTAAGGGATAAAGAATATACGAAAATTTTGTCCCTCGCACCGGAAGTATTATAA
- the rpmC gene encoding 50S ribosomal protein L29: protein MKAKELREKTDAELQKELGELKSELFKLRFQHATNQLENPMRLKDVKKSIARIKTIMRERELKGINI, encoded by the coding sequence ATGAAAGCTAAAGAGTTAAGAGAGAAGACAGATGCTGAATTACAGAAAGAGCTGGGGGAATTAAAGTCGGAATTATTTAAATTGAGATTTCAACATGCTACCAACCAACTTGAAAACCCTATGAGACTTAAAGACGTTAAAAAGTCAATTGCCCGTATTAAGACAATAATGAGGGAAAGGGAACTTAAAGGTATAAATATTTGA
- the rplW gene encoding 50S ribosomal protein L23, whose protein sequence is MRAAEDIIIRPHITEKSNMEVMDGKYTFIVDVNATKTEIRQAVEKLFNVKVLKVNTVNYQGKAKRMGVHQGTRPDWKKAIVKIDTNPKPVKYLTKGGKETTTTRKYKTSIEEFGATQ, encoded by the coding sequence ATGAGAGCAGCTGAAGATATTATAATAAGACCGCATATTACAGAAAAGAGTAATATGGAAGTAATGGACGGTAAGTACACCTTTATTGTTGATGTTAATGCAACTAAGACTGAAATCAGACAGGCAGTAGAAAAGTTGTTTAACGTAAAAGTTCTTAAAGTAAATACAGTAAATTACCAAGGTAAGGCAAAAAGAATGGGAGTTCATCAAGGTACAAGACCGGATTGGAAAAAGGCAATTGTAAAAATTGATACCAATCCTAAACCAGTTAAGTATTTGACTAAAGGTGGAAAAGAAACTACTACAACCAGAAAGTACAAGACAAGTATTGAAGAATTTGGAGCAACTCAATAA
- the rplE gene encoding 50S ribosomal protein L5, with protein MPSLKEKYIKEVAPALMEKFKYKSVMQIPKLEKIVLNMGVGDVKDNPKALDAAVNDLALITGQKPIVTKAKKSVAAFKIRQGMNIGCKVTLRGDRMYEFADRLLNIALPRVRDFRGVPANSFDGRGNYSLGIKEQLIFPEIDYDKVEKVRGMDITFVTTAKTDEEARELLKLLGMPFSQS; from the coding sequence ATGCCAAGCTTGAAAGAAAAATATATCAAAGAAGTAGCTCCGGCGTTAATGGAAAAATTTAAATATAAAAGTGTAATGCAAATACCAAAATTAGAGAAAATAGTCCTTAACATGGGTGTAGGAGATGTTAAAGATAATCCAAAGGCTTTAGATGCCGCTGTTAACGATTTAGCTCTTATTACAGGTCAGAAACCTATTGTAACAAAAGCTAAAAAGTCAGTTGCAGCTTTTAAAATAAGACAGGGAATGAATATCGGATGTAAGGTAACTCTTAGAGGAGACAGAATGTATGAATTTGCTGACAGACTCTTGAACATTGCATTACCTAGAGTAAGAGACTTCAGAGGTGTTCCGGCAAATTCTTTCGACGGAAGAGGAAATTATTCTTTAGGGATTAAAGAACAGTTGATATTCCCTGAAATAGATTATGATAAGGTTGAAAAAGTTAGAGGAATGGATATCACTTTCGTTACAACGGCAAAAACTGATGAAGAAGCCAGAGAGCTTTTGAAACTTCTTGGCATGCCGTTTAGCCAGAGCTAA
- the rpsS gene encoding 30S ribosomal protein S19, with translation MSRSVKKGPFVDKKLLKRIEEMNAKNEKKVLKTWSRASTIFPQMVGHTIAVHDGRKHVPVYITEEMVGHKLGEFAPTRTFKGHGNHTERSTALK, from the coding sequence ATGAGCAGATCAGTTAAAAAGGGACCATTTGTAGATAAAAAACTTCTTAAAAGAATAGAAGAAATGAATGCTAAGAACGAAAAGAAAGTTTTAAAAACTTGGTCAAGAGCGTCAACAATTTTTCCGCAGATGGTTGGACATACTATAGCTGTACATGATGGAAGAAAGCATGTACCGGTATATATTACCGAAGAAATGGTTGGACATAAACTTGGAGAATTTGCACCAACAAGGACCTTTAAAGGACACGGAAACCACACTGAAAGGTCAACCGCATTAAAGTAA
- the rplP gene encoding 50S ribosomal protein L16, with protein MLMPKRVKHRKVQRGRMKGVATRGNKVVHGEYGLQALEPAWITSNQIEAARVAMTRFIKRGGKVWIKIFPDKPVTAKPAETRMGSGKGSPEYWVAVVKPGRVLFEIAGVSEEIAREALRLAMHKLPVKCKFVAREDGVGGEANES; from the coding sequence ATGTTAATGCCTAAAAGAGTTAAACATAGAAAAGTACAGAGAGGTAGAATGAAAGGTGTAGCTACCAGAGGAAATAAAGTTGTACATGGTGAATATGGTCTGCAAGCTTTAGAACCGGCTTGGATAACAAGTAATCAGATAGAGGCTGCCAGGGTAGCTATGACACGTTTTATAAAAAGAGGCGGAAAAGTTTGGATAAAGATATTCCCGGACAAACCTGTTACAGCGAAACCGGCTGAAACACGTATGGGTAGCGGAAAAGGTTCCCCTGAATACTGGGTTGCAGTAGTTAAGCCAGGAAGAGTTTTGTTTGAAATTGCAGGTGTATCGGAAGAAATTGCAAGAGAGGCATTAAGACTTGCCATGCACAAACTTCCCGTTAAGTGTAAGTTTGTAGCACGTGAAGATGGAGTGGGTGGTGAAGCAAATGAAAGCTAA
- the rpsC gene encoding 30S ribosomal protein S3 has product MGQKVNPHGLRIGIIKDWDTKWYAGKKNFSEYLVEDFKIRKFIKKKLYSAGISRIEIERAANKVKVNVNTAKPGLVIGKGGAGIEELRKQLEKLTKKNVLINITEIKVPELDAQIVAESIASQLEKRISFRRAMKQAMSRAMKLGAKGIKTQVAGRIGGAEIARTEHYHEGTIPLQTLRADVDYGFAEADTTYGKLGVKVWIYKGEVLPAVKKEKKAEGGDM; this is encoded by the coding sequence ATGGGACAAAAGGTTAATCCTCATGGACTTAGAATAGGTATTATAAAAGATTGGGATACCAAGTGGTATGCCGGAAAAAAGAACTTTAGCGAGTATCTTGTAGAAGATTTTAAAATAAGAAAGTTTATTAAGAAAAAATTATATTCGGCAGGAATATCAAGAATTGAAATAGAAAGAGCTGCGAATAAAGTTAAAGTAAATGTAAATACTGCAAAACCAGGACTTGTAATTGGAAAAGGTGGAGCAGGTATTGAAGAATTGAGAAAGCAGCTTGAAAAATTGACTAAAAAGAATGTATTGATAAATATTACTGAAATTAAAGTTCCCGAGTTGGATGCACAGATAGTTGCTGAAAGCATAGCATCACAGCTTGAAAAAAGAATATCCTTTAGAAGAGCTATGAAACAAGCTATGTCAAGAGCTATGAAATTAGGTGCAAAGGGTATTAAGACTCAAGTAGCAGGTCGTATTGGTGGAGCAGAAATTGCAAGAACTGAGCATTATCATGAAGGTACTATTCCGCTGCAAACACTTAGAGCAGATGTGGATTATGGATTCGCTGAAGCTGATACAACTTATGGAAAATTAGGTGTTAAGGTGTGGATATATAAGGGCGAAGTTCTTCCAGCTGTCAAAAAGGAAAAGAAGGCGGAAGGAGGAGATATGTAA
- the rplB gene encoding 50S ribosomal protein L2 → MPIKKYNPTSPARRNMSVLTFEEITKKEPEKSLVVPLKKKAGRNSYGRITVRHKGGGAKQKYRIIDFKRDKDGIKAKVSAIEYDPNRSANIALLTYLDGEKRYIIAPEGLKVGDYVESGENADIRVGNALPLKNIPVGTVVHNIELKPGKGGQLARAAGISAQLMAKENDYAQIRLPSGEVRMVRLNCRATIGVVGNHDHENVSIGKAGRKRWMGIRPTVRGVVMNPVDHPHGGGEGKSPIGRPSPVTPWGKPTLGYKTRKKNKASDKFIVKRRNQK, encoded by the coding sequence ATGCCTATTAAAAAATATAATCCTACTTCACCTGCAAGAAGAAATATGTCAGTTCTGACTTTTGAGGAGATTACGAAGAAGGAACCGGAAAAATCTTTGGTTGTACCTCTTAAGAAAAAAGCGGGTAGAAACTCATACGGTAGGATTACTGTTCGCCACAAAGGCGGAGGAGCAAAACAGAAATACAGAATTATTGATTTTAAGAGAGATAAAGACGGAATAAAAGCTAAAGTTTCAGCTATAGAATATGATCCTAATAGAAGTGCAAATATAGCACTGTTGACTTATCTTGATGGAGAAAAAAGGTATATTATAGCGCCGGAAGGCCTTAAAGTGGGAGACTATGTTGAGTCTGGCGAAAATGCAGATATAAGAGTAGGTAACGCACTTCCACTGAAAAACATTCCTGTTGGTACTGTAGTACACAATATAGAACTTAAACCCGGAAAAGGCGGACAGCTTGCAAGAGCAGCCGGTATATCTGCACAGCTTATGGCAAAAGAAAATGATTATGCGCAGATAAGACTTCCTTCCGGAGAAGTAAGAATGGTTAGGTTAAATTGTAGGGCTACAATAGGTGTGGTAGGAAATCATGACCACGAGAATGTTTCAATAGGTAAAGCGGGAAGAAAAAGATGGATGGGTATAAGACCTACAGTTCGCGGTGTTGTTATGAACCCTGTAGATCACCCACATGGAGGAGGAGAAGGTAAATCTCCTATAGGAAGACCTAGTCCTGTTACACCTTGGGGTAAACCTACACTCGGTTACAAGACAAGAAAGAAGAATAAAGCTTCCGATAAGTTTATTGTTAAGAGAAGAAATCAGAAGTAA
- the rplV gene encoding 50S ribosomal protein L22 has product MLTKAQKKELGIGKDQGKAVLRYARISPRKVKIVMDLIKNKPIDEAYAILRYTPKAASEILFKLLKSAEANATNNNGLNRDNLYVADGFANPGPTLKRVMPRAQGRAYRIRKRTSHITIVVKEKN; this is encoded by the coding sequence CTGCTTACAAAGGCCCAGAAAAAAGAATTAGGTATTGGTAAGGATCAGGGTAAAGCAGTTTTAAGATATGCGAGAATATCACCTAGGAAAGTAAAAATAGTAATGGATTTAATTAAAAACAAACCGATAGATGAGGCGTATGCAATTTTAAGATATACTCCAAAAGCGGCTTCAGAAATATTATTCAAATTGTTAAAGTCAGCTGAAGCAAATGCTACAAATAATAACGGACTTAACCGTGACAATTTGTATGTTGCAGACGGTTTTGCAAATCCAGGGCCTACATTAAAGAGAGTTATGCCGAGAGCACAAGGTAGAGCTTATAGGATTAGAAAAAGAACCAGTCACATTACAATAGTAGTTAAAGAGAAAAATTAA
- the rpsQ gene encoding 30S ribosomal protein S17 has product MEQKRGLRKTRVGKVTSDKMDKTIVVSIETSVKHPLYKKFIKRTYKLKAHDENNECKVGDIVKVMETRPLSRDKRWRLVEIIERAK; this is encoded by the coding sequence TTGGAACAAAAAAGAGGATTAAGGAAAACAAGAGTAGGAAAAGTTACCAGCGATAAAATGGATAAGACAATCGTTGTTAGTATAGAGACTTCTGTTAAACATCCGCTTTACAAAAAGTTCATAAAAAGAACTTATAAACTTAAAGCTCATGATGAAAATAACGAGTGTAAAGTTGGAGATATAGTTAAGGTTATGGAAACCAGACCTCTTAGCAGAGATAAGAGATGGAGATTAGTGGAAATTATCGAAAGAGCAAAATAG